One Bacillota bacterium genomic region harbors:
- a CDS encoding helix-turn-helix domain-containing protein, which produces MHISTLNKARERGALPARRSGYIWLCEEEDVRKLLGDETPPPGWVTVPEAARRRGVSRATIYSKIKKGAIPAVRAKGVFYIPG; this is translated from the coding sequence GTGCATATATCTACGCTCAACAAAGCCCGCGAGCGGGGCGCATTACCGGCTCGACGGTCAGGTTATATTTGGCTATGTGAGGAGGAGGATGTCAGAAAATTGTTGGGAGACGAAACCCCGCCCCCGGGATGGGTCACCGTGCCCGAGGCGGCACGTAGGCGAGGGGTTTCGCGGGCGACCATATATTCCAAAATCAAGAAGGGGGCTATCCCGGCTGTAAGGGCCAAGGGGGTTTTCTATATACCAGGATAG
- a CDS encoding TROVE domain-containing protein, giving the protein MKTNAKALDYRLDTTARTAGGYGPYAAKQDPEALLRRSVMACLLWEDNFYEDGRSNADNIMSLIPQVEPQKVFDIAVEARTKQKLRHVPLLIAREMARLDTHKGLVGKLLPRIILRADELSEFLALYWKDGRQPLSKQVKVGLAQAFHNFDEYQFGKYAREEQVKLRDVMFLAHPNPGQKQELFKRIANDELAVPDTWEVALSTGKDKKETWTRLIEERKLGALAFLRNISNMEKAGVSRHVIQQGFDTINPRWLLPLNYFAAARHAPKWEREIEALMLRGLAQAPRLPGYTIFIVDVSGSMTGSISAKSEYSRLDVAAAMALIASETCEHISIYATAGNDSTRTHKTILLRPHRGFALCEEIRNMARVLGGGGIFTRQCLEYINRLEAGTPDRVIVFSDSQDCDLPDRGVPKPFGKKNYIVDVSAHSRGINYEGVWTAEISGWSEHFMDYIFAYEGLNPQGGDQE; this is encoded by the coding sequence ATGAAAACCAATGCGAAGGCACTTGATTATCGCCTCGATACAACCGCAAGGACTGCGGGCGGCTACGGACCTTATGCCGCCAAACAGGATCCGGAGGCCCTGTTACGCAGGTCCGTTATGGCCTGTCTCCTTTGGGAGGATAACTTCTATGAGGACGGGAGATCGAATGCCGATAACATTATGAGCCTTATTCCGCAGGTAGAGCCGCAGAAGGTCTTTGACATCGCGGTCGAGGCCAGAACCAAGCAAAAACTGCGGCATGTTCCGCTCCTAATCGCACGCGAAATGGCGCGGCTAGACACGCATAAAGGATTGGTAGGGAAGCTCCTGCCCCGGATCATTCTACGCGCCGATGAACTCTCGGAGTTTCTGGCTCTCTACTGGAAAGATGGCCGCCAGCCGCTCTCCAAGCAGGTCAAGGTCGGACTGGCGCAGGCGTTTCACAATTTCGACGAATATCAATTCGGGAAATATGCTAGAGAAGAGCAGGTCAAACTCCGGGATGTGATGTTCCTGGCGCACCCGAACCCAGGCCAGAAACAAGAACTGTTTAAGCGGATCGCGAATGATGAGCTCGCCGTCCCTGACACCTGGGAAGTCGCCTTGTCCACGGGCAAGGACAAAAAGGAGACGTGGACGCGACTAATCGAGGAGCGGAAGCTGGGTGCGCTGGCCTTTCTGCGAAATATCTCTAACATGGAAAAGGCTGGTGTTTCGCGCCATGTGATCCAGCAAGGGTTTGACACTATTAACCCCCGTTGGCTGTTACCGCTCAATTATTTCGCCGCGGCGAGACACGCGCCGAAATGGGAGAGGGAGATTGAGGCGCTTATGCTGAGAGGACTTGCGCAGGCTCCGAGACTCCCTGGCTACACGATATTCATCGTGGATGTATCGGGATCGATGACTGGGAGCATCAGCGCGAAAAGCGAGTATTCGCGGCTGGATGTTGCAGCGGCCATGGCATTGATTGCATCTGAGACCTGCGAGCATATCTCCATATATGCGACCGCAGGCAATGACAGCACAAGGACGCACAAAACCATCCTGCTTAGACCACATCGCGGATTCGCGCTATGCGAAGAAATACGGAATATGGCTAGGGTTCTCGGCGGCGGCGGGATATTCACCCGGCAGTGCTTGGAGTATATTAACCGGCTGGAGGCCGGGACCCCGGATCGGGTGATTGTGTTTTCGGATTCTCAAGATTGTGATCTCCCGGATCGTGGAGTCCCGAAGCCGTTTGGCAAGAAGAATTATATCGTCGATGTTTCCGCTCACTCGCGCGGCATCAATTATGAGGGGGTCTGGACGGCAGAGATCAGCGGATGGTCGGAACACTTCATGGATTACATATTCGCTTACGAGGGTCTTAATCCCCAGGGAGGCGACCAAGAATAG